The sequence below is a genomic window from Zygosaccharomyces rouxii strain CBS732 chromosome D complete sequence.
GTGGTCTCTCTCTCTCCCTCCGGCACTGGGAGGAGAGGTTCGGGAGAGAAGCTCTGCCTAGACGGAGGAGGACTGGGCGGAGAGTCCTCTGCGCAGTCCGCCTAACCATACCATCCGCGCCACCCCTCGCTTGGAGAACCGACGCAAAATCAAAAGGCAaaaatcattttccaaacaaTAAATGTATGGGTGTAACAGTCACACAAAGGGATCGCGCTTCACGAGGCGcgtcattttttttctaatttatttttgttttgaaaaaaagaaaacttcaTGTATGGAAATGTAAATCGCGGGCATTTCCGAAGCTTCTATGCATATATTTGTTTTTCTCGTTTTATATCTATACGTCATATACAATTCTAGCTATAACATCTATGTGATTTCTTTAAGCAGTCACCTTTTGACTTTGTGGGATTTGTTCCAGTTGTTGAGTATTTTCTGTAGCTTCTTGTAATTGGGCTTGTAATTTTGATTGTGATATAGCATCAACATCTAATTGTTCAGTAGGTGGTGAGTCAGCCATACTTTGTACTTCCTTCAGTTTACTGAGACGAGCTTTTCTGATAGTAATCTTTTTACCATtaaacttcttctttgataGTGCCGCCACCACATCATCTAAATTCTCCCTAGTCTTTACGGTAACCAATGCAGCCATAAAGTGACGATGTAATTGTAAATGTTTACCCTTTGGTCTTGTTCTaaagatccaaatttcATTGGGATAATAACTATCTAAATGATCACGAATTTCAATGTCATCGACATCTTTAGGTAAATAACCCAGATAAAGAGTATCGTTAGAATAGGCCATCTCTTGAGGTGAAAGAGAGCTAGAGGCATTGGCTGCTGTAGTTGAAGCAGCAGCATTCCCAGGATTAGTCACATTGGTTCCGTCGTTGCCGCCAGCGGCTTCGGAATTTCTCTCTTGGTCGCCTTCTCTGTGTTCATGAGGTGAAGATTCATTGGATGCCTCGGGAACCGCTTCAGGAGAGGTACTATCACCTTGAGCGGCTAGATCTTCATTAAAAGGTCCAGATGCAGAAATTAAAACATCTCCAGATTCCTTTCTACTTCTTCTCAATTTAGAGAATGTTCTCGATTTACCTACTTTTCTAGAGACCCTTTCAGGAGAATAAGGTACGTATGGTTTCAATCTTAATTCTCTATCCTTAAAGAGTTGGCCATTTAACGATTCAATGGCTTCTTGGGCTTTCTCAGGATTTGGAAACTCGGCATAACCAATACCCAGGGGGCGCACTTGATTGTTTCTAAAGAAGCGCACCGTTTGGCTGGGGATAAGTACTGAGATCACTTGGAACTCTTTAAAATGTTCCAATAATTCATCCTCTGTagtattgaaatttaaaTTAGATACGTAAACTCTGTTGGCAGACATTCCTTCTTTTATTATGTCGAAGTACCCAGAACAATAATAGTGATTGTCCTATGAATATTTTTTGAATATAAAATAATATCCAGTTGTCTTTATTTATATTTTCAATACTATCATTGTCcttattatttattataTCTATTTCCCTGGACCAATTTCACGAATTACTGACGCATGGCACAAAAACCAATGTAATACATTTTTTACACAATAAGAACAAtaaaaataacaataacaatagtaatatGAGAATATCGAAGACAATTTCAAACAGTTAGGTTTATTCAACTAACACAAACActttaaaagagaaaaaaaattatatATGCTATTGATATACCTTTACACAAGAAGATCGACTTTCCCCCTAAAGATTAACCGCTAACTTAGTTCTTAGCAGCGGCCAAAGCTCTAGCAGTACCGTGCAAAGCGTGCTTGTGGTTTCTTCTAAACTTTGGGTCCACACCCTTTAGAGAAGGGTACTTGAAGGTCTTAGGCTTCTTGATACCGTTCTTGTGAGCCTTCTTAGCTTGGTTGTGGTTCGTATGGTTCTTCGACTTAGCCATTTTGGTTCACTTGGTTTTCTGTCTAGTCGTCAAGACCTTGATGTAGTAAAAAGGGACGACTGCTACTATGTAGAGTATCCTATACTAATTTTCGCTTGAGACTATGCTACCAATGCCATGCCTGTGGTCGATTGCATGGCGATGGacaaaatttcattgagTCTGTTTGGATCCGTGcactgaaaaaaaaattgaaatatttttcttttcaaaacttcgATGGTGTACAGATGTATATACTTGGATGTACGGATGCACGTCACTCGACATTTAACATGTGATCTTGTGTACACGTGACTTTGTCTCGACTACAGATACACACAGTAGGAGCGATAGACGCTGATATCGGATTTTAGTACTGATCTGATTAGATCTACTTGATATTGTAGAAATTGATCGACgaataatagtaatgaatAAATAAATTATCGGCAATTTACATAGAAAGACGTCCTAATGAATATGCATCGAGtgataatagtaataataataatgaaagAATACGTCTGGTCTTTCCTCCTGTCATCTAATCGTTTTCTCTTTAAATAATCACTTTTgattttgttttgttttttttttcttggaatCGGTTTATCTTGAATCTTATCTTTTATTCACATGGCTTATTTCAACTTGCTGAATAGTCTTGGTGCAGCACAGTTGTCAACATAGTGAGTcaaatggaagaattctTCAACACAGTCTTCTTTGTACTCAGCATCTTCGTAACCTGGCTGCTCTTCGGCCTTGTGAACTCTTTCAACACATTCCATAAAGTGGTGagtcaattctttaccttctGGAGTATTTGCGCATTCATCTCTTAGAGAATCCAATGGATCGcctccttcttcttcgtcttcgtcttcttcgtcttcgtcttcttcgtcttcatcttcttcctcgTCGTCACCACCTTCGCTGTcaccaccttcttcttcaccaccttcttcttcgtcttctgCTCTGGCAACAGTTGGTGTAAAggattctttcaattcttccaaatattccGTAATGGCGCTAATCATCACTATAAAACTATTATTGTTgaggaaaaggaattggGAGGGAGAAAACCGTATGTAAGCCCGCCTTGGTTGAATACGACTATAATCAATTAGCTATAGCTCcttctaaaattttggtttGAGCATCCAGAGTTGTTTCGTCAGTTTTCCTAATTTCTTGTTATgctggaaaaaaaaaataagcGGGAAGCGAAATTGTTTTCCAGCAATTTCATTGGTTCAAGAAGAGAATAAAGcgtgatattcacgtgtAGCTCAAAGTACATAATACAGTAGTAGAATCGCAGAACTAACGTTCACACTACCCCATTTATAATCCTCTAATATCCACCTTCTGGTATGTCGAATTTTGGTCTTGTTCCGCTGTCCCCGGTCATGTGCTTTTGGTCGCTATGTACGAGCGTGTTTAACCGCCTGTCTCTCCTACTGTACTATAATATAATAAGCGCTAATATTACAAATGTCATACTTAATCCCATTTATTAAACAAAAGAggaataaaataaaataatcAATAAAACATCATTAATCACCGCATCTAGTGCTTCTCACGTGTTTGCTCCAGTAATTGCTTGATATAAGTACACGCCAGTTCCACTGTTGTGGCTTTGGATGGAATACTAACAGCATCCTTTATTTCTGGCGGGAGTAGTGCATTTAATTCTGCCAGAGCAAAATTTAACCTGTTCCTTCTACCTTGTTCCGCCACCTTATGTACTTCACGCTTACTGTATTCGTCTTCCTCACCGGGGCTAGCAGCACCAGGCGCATTCCCATTGAGACTTACACTCGAAGATCGACTTGTCTTACTTCTCACACGGTGAATACCTTCTTGTCTTGGCGGCTCTGCTGTGACTGCAGCCGCAGTTGCTGCCGCTAccgatgatgatgatgacgttgaattagaatttgCAGTTGATAACTGCGAATTACGAACTTGTGGCCTTGATTGACTAACACTGTGCCTTGGTCTGATGACGGGTGATTCCGTCGCACGCCAAATTTTACtaccattatcattaccgttgttgttgttattatcattGCTATTGTTATTGTGATCATTATTTCCATTAGTCAGGTCAGTTTCCAACGTGCCGTCTGGTGACTGTGATTTATCAGGACTGCCGCTCCTTGGTCTGTTTGAGGGTAAAATTACCTTTGGATAATTCATTAGAGTAGCCGGGGTCACTTTTGATTCTGGCGAAGACGGTACACCAGCATCGGGCGATGGATATTCTTCACCCGCTGGTGCCTGGTGGTGGTTCTGGTTGATATGATTTAACGGTAAGCCATTTTCTGGTAATTTAAATATTAAATCGTCCCATgaattattactattacagtttttcaaatactcCGATGAATAGCGTCTTCTTgatgttaaatttggaCTGTTTTTGACCACTTTACTCGATGCGCTATTAACCGGAACTCTTTTACCTCTCACAGAAGTAGTTGACGCCGTTCTTCTCGATACGCTCGATTCAGGCAGGGCAAAGTTCAACATTTGCTGCTGATCCGATGCAACTAATGCAGGAGAGGTCAACGGAGAGAACTGGCTATTAACATTTCTATTACTATTCTTCTTTGTCTTGAATCCGCCACTACTAGCACCTAGAAATGGAGTATTCGAATTTGAATTCGAGCACGCACTACCACCTAGAAATGGAGTAGCGTTAGCACTTACGCTGCTGGGATGATTAGGAACTACCATTGGTGACCCCATCGGTGAAAAAACCATATCGGGCCTTACATGACCTTGACCCAGTTGTActtgctgctgctgctgctgctgttgttgttggttgTCATTTCTATTCTCGAACAGCGTATGTGACAGTTGGTCTAAATCCACTTGCATGGACTGCCATTCTACTTTCCCCTGTGAATCATGTTTCTCGTTTAAATAGTCATCAACTTGGTCTAATATGCTCTTTGCTGGATGTATATCGGTTGTGTATCCTTCAGATGGACCCTTAGTCTCCATTATTTGACTTCAGAGACTGTGGCTAAAGCTATTCTACACTAGAAATTTCTATCCTCCCTCTTCTCTTCCTTTCTCTTGTGATGTTTTTGTTATATAGTCCGCGCCGCCTAATGATAAGGTAAGCCGTACAGTCACTATGTAGCACTCTCAGCACGACTATATACTAAAGTTACAATTACAAGTACAATGAGATACAACTATACATACAGTAACAAATATGTCAAAAAGAATGGAGAACTATGtctcttttttttgtcaGACCCTGGAtgactgaaaaattccttGACGCGTATTCGGGTCATGCTATTAATTCATTTCCCGTTAGATAATCTATGTATTGATGACCACGtttctctcttttctcTATAAGCTACTTGTTGAAAGTCTTTGACTTCTCCATAGCATGGTGATAAATAATTCCACGTGATTCGGACTAGCTTTTACTTATACGGTCGATATCCTTAGGAGAAATCTTCAGACCATGACGAGTAGATTTACCAACACTTTGTACTTTAAGTCCTCTCTGTCTGCGGGCTTTCCGCTGCTTTTCCTTGGTTTTAATAGTAGTACCGATACGACGTTCGATGTCGTTCTTATAGGTAGACTCAATTCTCCGAAATTGTCCCTTCTTAGTTCTTGACAGAATGATACCAGCGTCCTTGGCCTCTTCTTCATGTCTCTGGATTTTGTGTAGATGTTTGTTAATCATACCCTTACGCACATGCATAGGCACTTTCTCTAACTTCGGAGAATTCCCGTTGGTTGTAGATAGATGGTTTAAATGCATTTCAAGTGCTCTAGCTCTGGATTTACCATGAATTTGGGCATTAGGTTCAGTTGATGGATCCAACGCACTCAGCAGGTGTGATTCGTGTAAAAACTTCTGAAGTTCAACGTCATTCTTTATATTTTGATGTTCGAGGTCGGAGTCTGAATCAGACTCGGGCTTTGAATCCTTATTGTTCAATGGTGTATCCCTCAGAGGTTTACCACTTCGTAGCAGTTtctgttctttttttgatGGTGGTTCATAGGTGCCGCTGGGATCTTGGAATTTAATCACTTTAGGAGCGGATCTGGTAACGGAGGGGGTATACTTATCGCCTTCGAGATTTTCctcgtcatcatcatcttcttcttcttcttcttcctctagTTCCTCATCACTCTCATCCTCTTTTTCACTAAATCCTTTGAAACTTTCTTGACTTGAACTTTCCTCATCGCTTGATTCGTTGTCAATATTTTTGGTCTTGTCTTCGAATCCCATTGATTCTAACGAGCCAAACTGAGCTTCAAAGGCTCTTCGTTGCTGCTCAAGCATTTTGGCGTAATCGTCAGACATCTTTTCGACGGTATTCTTTCCCaatactattactatttgtTAGTAGaaatgagatgagatgagcttatttgaaaaatttccgCTCATCGCCTACATACATGTATACAGTTAAGGTATACGGACAGGCAGGTATACAAGCTTACTATCCTAGAAAATGACTAAATTTGCTGGTTGTATTGATTTGCATGGAGGTGAGGTTAAGCAAATTGTTGGCGGTACTCTCACGGAGAAGGATGATTCACTAAGAACTAATTTTGTATCTAAGCATAAATCCGACTATTATGCTTCACTTTACAAAAAGTATAACGTTACAGGATGCCATGTAATCAAATTGGGTCCCAACAATGACGAAGCTGCTAAACTAGCTCTTCAGGCGGCACCCAAGTTTTTGCAAGTTGGCGGTGGCATTAACGACACAAATTGTCTGGAGTGGTTAGAATACGCAAGTAAAATTATAGTTACTAGTTGGCTATTTGATAAACAGGGACATTTccaattggataatttgaaaaaaatctcACAATTGTGTGGTAGGAATAGGTTAGTTGTCGATTTGAGTTGTAGAAGGGTTAATGACGGCTGGGTAGTCGCAATGAATAAATGGCAAACTCTAACGGATTTACCACTTAACAGAGAAACATTAAAATCTCTAAGTGCGTACACAGATGAGTTTCTAATACATGCCGCTGATGTAGAAGGTCTTTGTCGtggaattgatgaagaattggtcTCGCAGCTATCACAGTGGACTGAAGATCTTGATGTTAAGATAGTTTatgctggtggtgctaaGAGTGTTCAAGATTTGCAGCTGGTTGATAAATTGAGCAAGGGCAAGGTTGACCTAACTTTTGGTAGCTCTCTTGATATTTTTGGCGGATCCTTGGTTAAGTTTCAGGATTGCATCGAATGGAATAAAACGCATTAATTCTTGGagctttcttttttcttttatctACATATACGTATACATACAACACAACATGGTATTCACCACGAATCGTCATAGACGCCAGAACCTCCAGTCGCACCGTAGGGATAGTCATCACCATTCATCATGGTATCGC
It includes:
- the RRT5 gene encoding Rrt5p (some similarities with uniprot|P43607 Saccharomyces cerevisiae YFR032C Hypothetical ORF), giving the protein MSANRVYVSNLNFNTTEDELLEHFKEFQVISVLIPSQTVRFFRNNQVRPLGIGYAEFPNPEKAQEAIESLNGQLFKDRELRLKPYVPYSPERVSRKVGKSRTFSKLRRSRKESGDVLISASGPFNEDLAAQGDSTSPEAVPEASNESSPHEHREGDQERNSEAAGGNDGTNVTNPGNAAASTTAANASSSLSPQEMAYSNDTLYLGYLPKDVDDIEIRDHLDSYYPNEIWIFRTRPKGKHLQLHRHFMAALVTVKTRENLDDVVAALSKKKFNGKKITIRKARLSKLKEVQSMADSPPTEQLDVDAISQSKLQAQLQEATENTQQLEQIPQSQKVTA
- the QCR6 gene encoding ubiquinol--cytochrome-c reductase subunit 6 (weakly similar to uniprot|P00127 Saccharomyces cerevisiae YFR033C QCR6 ubiquinol-cytochrome c oxidoreductase subunit 6 (17 kDa)) codes for the protein MISAITEYLEELKESFTPTVARAEDEEEGGEEEGGDSEGGDDEEEDEDEEDEDEEDEDEEEGGDPLDSLRDECANTPEGKELTHHFMECVERVHKAEEQPGYEDAEYKEDCVEEFFHLTHYVDNCAAPRLFSKLK
- the PHO4 gene encoding phosphate-sensing transcription factor PHO4 (conserved hypothetical protein), whose translation is METKGPSEGYTTDIHPAKSILDQVDDYLNEKHDSQGKVEWQSMQVDLDQLSHTLFENRNDNQQQQQQQQQQVQLGQGHVRPDMVFSPMGSPMVVPNHPSSVSANATPFLGGSACSNSNSNTPFLGASSGGFKTKKNSNRNVNSQFSPLTSPALVASDQQQMLNFALPESSVSRRTASTTSVRGKRVPVNSASSKVVKNSPNLTSRRRYSSEYLKNCNSNNSWDDLIFKLPENGLPLNHINQNHHQAPAGEEYPSPDAGVPSSPESKVTPATLMNYPKVILPSNRPRSGSPDKSQSPDGTLETDLTNGNNDHNNNSNDNNNNNGNDNGSKIWRATESPVIRPRHSVSQSRPQVRNSQLSTANSNSTSSSSSVAAATAAAVTAEPPRQEGIHRVRSKTSRSSSVSLNGNAPGAASPGEEDEYSKREVHKVAEQGRRNRLNFALAELNALLPPEIKDAVSIPSKATTVELACTYIKQLLEQTREKH
- the FAF1 gene encoding Faf1p (similar to uniprot|P40546 Saccharomyces cerevisiae YIL019W FAF1 Protein required for pre-rRNA processing and 40S ribosomal subunit assembly), with the protein product MSDDYAKMLEQQRRAFEAQFGSLESMGFEDKTKNIDNESSDEESSSQESFKGFSEKEDESDEELEEEEEEEDDDDEENLEGDKYTPSVTRSAPKVIKFQDPSGTYEPPSKKEQKLLRSGKPLRDTPLNNKDSKPESDSDSDLEHQNIKNDVELQKFLHESHLLSALDPSTEPNAQIHGKSRARALEMHLNHLSTTNGNSPKLEKVPMHVRKGMINKHLHKIQRHEEEAKDAGIILSRTKKGQFRRIESTYKNDIERRIGTTIKTKEKQRKARRQRGLKVQSVGKSTRHGLKISPKDIDRISKS
- the HIS6 gene encoding 1-(5-phosphoribosyl)-5- ((5-phosphoribosylamino)methylideneamino)imidazole-4-carboxamide isomerase HIS6 (highly similar to uniprot|P40545 Saccharomyces cerevisiae YIL020C HIS6 Phosphoribosyl-5-amino-1-phosphoribosyl-4- imidazolecarboxiamide isomerase catalyzes the fourth step in histidine biosynthesis mutations cause histidine auxotrophy and sensitivity to Cu Co and Ni salts); amino-acid sequence: MTKFAGCIDLHGGEVKQIVGGTLTEKDDSLRTNFVSKHKSDYYASLYKKYNVTGCHVIKLGPNNDEAAKLALQAAPKFLQVGGGINDTNCLEWLEYASKIIVTSWLFDKQGHFQLDNLKKISQLCGRNRLVVDLSCRRVNDGWVVAMNKWQTLTDLPLNRETLKSLSAYTDEFLIHAADVEGLCRGIDEELVSQLSQWTEDLDVKIVYAGGAKSVQDLQLVDKLSKGKVDLTFGSSLDIFGGSLVKFQDCIEWNKTH